The Borreliella mayonii genome has a segment encoding these proteins:
- the fliD gene encoding flagellar filament capping protein FliD: MASGFFVPGLESKYNTKEIRESMLKSDKAKIDSSFKKLESLEQEKSAWQLINRKISTLNSLAKEITSLNSPFNLMSGNSSNSEVLTLSTRYGSKNETHKLIVDQIASADVFLSSNFDPKKVTIPEGDYIFLVGKKEINVKSNGNIDLLVRDINNKGKGFLSAKIVKSDKNGNSRFVLQSLKEGKENKLVIKGEGLSFAKQIGILSELKTNFNPNLSDIALNQSSSNNRLAFENNSLILNPLSEVSIEIPEDIEITSRSKIKFEVKYFDTGLEEPDSKIIFNPGGATFKDAKVDSEDSVVDLGSDLKTPLEKKYIQMNMVKICSKEGSLELPLVNISNNFEEVEIDVGALSNLEEINIENKANNKVIVISNVEIFDPKNRDGHLPINAKSFAENAKIKFDGVDVERDSNVINDLVPNVTLSLKKASSDMVEAKVEPDYEGIKRVLLDFIGAYNEVLAEINIVSSNEDQLSNQKSNIVEELTYLSDSQKEEAYKNLGILRSEFLLKNLKSRLESIIFKPYATSDPNFSIINQIGVFTNSISSSGGLSRYLRLDEKKFDESIRNNIDNVRELFLFDLNGDRVYDNGIAKMLGDCLSPLVASGGVFYNKIKNYDLKIFNQKNKVEDYKKKYDDRERKVEGELNTLDFTVKRMKDQENTLKAFDFNQRNK, translated from the coding sequence TTGGCATCGGGATTTTTTGTTCCTGGACTTGAGAGTAAATATAATACTAAAGAAATTCGTGAATCCATGCTTAAGTCCGATAAAGCTAAAATTGATTCTTCTTTTAAGAAACTTGAATCTTTAGAGCAAGAGAAAAGTGCTTGGCAGTTAATTAATAGGAAAATCTCTACTTTAAATTCTCTTGCAAAAGAAATTACGTCACTTAACAGTCCTTTTAATCTAATGTCAGGAAATTCTAGTAATAGCGAAGTTTTAACCTTGTCTACTAGATATGGATCTAAAAATGAGACTCACAAATTAATTGTTGATCAAATAGCCTCAGCCGATGTTTTTTTGTCTTCAAACTTTGATCCTAAAAAAGTTACAATCCCAGAGGGAGATTATATATTTTTAGTTGGCAAGAAGGAAATTAATGTAAAAAGTAATGGTAACATTGATTTACTTGTGAGAGATATTAATAACAAGGGAAAGGGCTTTTTATCTGCAAAAATAGTAAAAAGTGATAAAAATGGAAATAGTCGTTTTGTTTTGCAATCCTTAAAGGAAGGCAAAGAAAATAAACTTGTTATCAAGGGAGAAGGATTGTCTTTTGCTAAGCAAATTGGAATTTTAAGCGAACTTAAAACCAATTTTAATCCTAATCTTTCAGATATTGCTTTAAATCAATCTAGCAGCAATAATAGACTTGCTTTTGAGAATAATAGCCTTATTCTCAATCCGCTTTCAGAAGTATCAATTGAAATTCCTGAAGATATTGAAATTACATCTAGGAGTAAGATTAAATTTGAAGTTAAGTATTTTGATACAGGTTTAGAAGAGCCTGATAGTAAGATTATTTTTAATCCTGGAGGGGCTACATTTAAAGATGCAAAAGTTGATAGTGAAGATAGTGTAGTTGATCTTGGATCTGATTTAAAAACTCCTTTGGAAAAAAAATATATTCAAATGAATATGGTTAAGATATGTAGCAAGGAAGGTTCTTTAGAGCTTCCTTTAGTAAATATTTCAAATAATTTTGAAGAGGTTGAGATTGATGTTGGAGCTCTTTCTAATCTAGAAGAAATAAATATTGAAAATAAAGCAAATAATAAAGTAATTGTGATTAGCAATGTTGAAATTTTTGATCCAAAAAATAGAGATGGTCATTTGCCAATAAATGCTAAAAGTTTTGCTGAGAATGCAAAAATAAAATTTGATGGAGTAGATGTTGAGAGGGATTCAAATGTTATTAATGATTTAGTTCCAAATGTAACATTAAGTTTAAAAAAAGCCTCAAGCGATATGGTTGAAGCTAAGGTTGAGCCTGATTATGAGGGGATTAAGAGAGTTCTTTTGGATTTTATTGGTGCTTATAATGAGGTTCTTGCTGAGATTAATATTGTAAGTTCCAATGAAGATCAACTTAGCAATCAAAAATCTAATATAGTTGAAGAGTTGACCTATCTTAGTGATTCTCAAAAAGAAGAGGCTTATAAAAATTTAGGTATTCTGCGGTCTGAATTTTTATTGAAAAATCTTAAATCCAGACTAGAGTCAATAATTTTTAAGCCCTATGCTACTAGTGATCCTAATTTTTCAATAATTAATCAGATAGGAGTGTTTACCAATTCCATTTCTTCTTCTGGTGGACTTTCTAGATATTTAAGGCTTGATGAGAAAAAGTTTGATGAATCAATTCGTAATAACATTGATAATGTTAGAGAGCTTTTTTTATTCGACCTTAATGGTGACAGAGTATATGATAATGGAATTGCTAAAATGCTAGGAGATTGTTTGTCTCCTCTTGTGGCTTCAGGAGGAGTTTTTTATAATAAAATAAAAAATTACGACTTGAAAATTTTTAATCAAAAAAATAAAGTTGAAGATTATAAAAAGAAGTATGATGATAGAGAGAGAAAAGTGGAAGGTGAACTTAATACCTTAGACTTTACTGTTAAGCGCATGAAAGATCAGGAAAACACATTAAAGGCTTTTGATTTTAATCAAAGAAATAAATAA
- the nagA gene encoding N-acetylglucosamine-6-phosphate deacetylase: MPNFCLFNSKSVLTGNDKIDNSAVLIKDNKIFDIVTSDRLKKMDLGEYKMIDTKGNYITPGLYDNHIHGFHGHGTDQCSTESILKMSEHLAQYGVVGFLPTLYPRPIDEMIEAIKACTAAIGKEKGAKILGLHLEGPFFSPEKKGAHPVSHLHEPSIKVMQKLIDAAGGVFTEPNGKRKTHISTMTVAPELKGMRELAIFCLENNINLQAGHTNATYENMIEGFQVGILHTTHFFNAMSKLDHRNPNAIGAVLIHGDVSCEIIADGHHIHPKLVLMLRKLKDISKIVLVTDGLTPNCQTCGKLIANGDEVYIAEDGLFHSVKSNTIAGSTLTMIQGLKNLVEFGYSLSDAVQASSYNPTRILNIDKKGLICHGYDANINVLDKDFNLKLTMIESKIIFNNL, translated from the coding sequence ATGCCAAATTTTTGCTTATTCAACTCAAAATCCGTTTTAACTGGAAATGATAAAATAGATAATTCAGCGGTTCTGATTAAAGATAATAAAATTTTTGATATTGTAACGTCTGATAGGCTTAAAAAAATGGATCTGGGAGAATACAAAATGATTGATACAAAAGGCAATTATATAACTCCTGGCCTTTACGACAATCATATTCACGGATTTCACGGTCATGGAACAGACCAGTGTTCAACAGAATCAATACTTAAAATGTCAGAACATTTAGCACAATACGGCGTAGTAGGATTTTTACCAACTCTTTATCCAAGACCAATAGATGAAATGATTGAAGCAATAAAAGCCTGCACAGCAGCAATTGGCAAAGAAAAGGGAGCTAAAATTCTAGGACTTCACCTTGAAGGACCTTTTTTTTCTCCTGAAAAAAAAGGAGCTCACCCCGTTTCTCATCTTCATGAACCTAGTATTAAAGTTATGCAAAAACTAATAGATGCAGCTGGTGGGGTATTTACAGAACCAAACGGCAAAAGAAAAACACATATAAGCACAATGACTGTTGCTCCTGAGCTTAAAGGCATGAGAGAGCTTGCAATATTTTGCCTTGAAAACAATATAAACCTTCAAGCAGGACACACAAATGCAACATATGAAAATATGATAGAAGGATTTCAAGTTGGAATACTCCATACAACCCATTTTTTCAACGCAATGTCAAAACTTGATCACAGAAATCCAAATGCAATAGGAGCAGTATTAATACACGGCGATGTTTCTTGTGAAATTATTGCAGATGGCCACCATATACACCCAAAATTAGTTTTAATGCTTAGAAAGCTTAAGGATATAAGTAAAATAGTCCTTGTAACTGACGGGCTTACTCCAAATTGTCAAACTTGTGGAAAACTAATTGCAAATGGAGATGAAGTTTATATTGCAGAAGATGGATTATTCCATAGCGTGAAAAGCAACACGATAGCTGGATCAACACTCACAATGATACAAGGTCTTAAAAATTTAGTAGAATTCGGATACAGTTTAAGCGATGCTGTTCAAGCAAGCTCCTACAATCCAACAAGAATCCTCAATATTGATAAAAAGGGATTAATATGCCATGGATATGATGCAAACATCAATGTCTTAGATAAAGATTTTAATCTAAAGTTAACAATGATAGAATCTAAAATAATTTTTAACAATCTCTAA
- the nagB gene encoding glucosamine-6-phosphate deaminase — protein sequence MRLIIRPTYEEISRWAANHVAQKIKEFSPTKEKPFILGLPTGSSPIGMYKNLIELNKDKKISFQNVITFNMDEYIGIEKNHPQSYHSFMWKNFFSHIDIKKENINILNGNALNLEKECEEYEKKMKGFGGIMLFVGGIGPDGHIAFNEPGSSLTSRTRIKTLTQDTIIANSRFFEGNLNKVPKSALTVGVGTIMDSQEILIIVNGHSKARALKHAIEKGINHMWTISALQLHKNAIIVSDKNATYELKVGTVEYFNDIEKENFNNDLK from the coding sequence ATGAGATTAATAATCAGGCCTACATATGAAGAGATATCAAGGTGGGCAGCCAATCATGTAGCACAAAAAATTAAAGAATTTTCTCCAACAAAAGAAAAGCCATTTATCCTTGGGCTTCCAACAGGAAGCTCTCCAATTGGTATGTACAAAAATTTAATTGAATTAAATAAAGATAAAAAAATTTCATTTCAAAATGTCATAACTTTTAACATGGATGAATATATAGGAATTGAAAAAAATCATCCTCAAAGTTACCATTCATTTATGTGGAAAAATTTTTTTTCTCACATTGATATTAAAAAAGAAAACATAAACATATTAAATGGAAATGCTTTAAATCTTGAAAAAGAATGTGAAGAGTATGAAAAAAAAATGAAAGGTTTCGGAGGAATCATGCTTTTTGTAGGTGGAATTGGGCCTGATGGTCACATTGCTTTTAACGAACCTGGTTCCTCCCTAACATCAAGAACAAGAATTAAAACTTTAACCCAAGATACAATCATTGCTAATTCAAGATTTTTCGAAGGCAATCTGAACAAAGTTCCCAAAAGTGCACTAACTGTTGGAGTTGGAACAATTATGGATTCACAAGAAATTTTAATAATAGTAAACGGACATAGTAAAGCAAGAGCATTAAAGCATGCTATTGAAAAAGGCATTAATCATATGTGGACAATTAGCGCGCTTCAATTACATAAAAATGCAATCATAGTATCTGACAAAAATGCAACTTACGAATTAAAAGTCGGAACGGTAGAATACTTTAACGACATAGAAAAAGAAAACTTTAATAATGACTTAAAATAA
- a CDS encoding superoxide dismutase, translating to MFKLPELGYDYDAVEPYIDAKTMEIHHSKHHNGFVVNLNSIFEKMGKIHLTDVSNILKNIHDFPEEFQTLIRNNAGGYSNHTLYFRTLRPGNKSNLFEKFKDDINTAFGSLDVLKANLKDTAMKIFGSGWAWLVLCPDSGLKVISMPNQDSPLMKSYKPILGIDVWEHAYYLKYQNRRIEYVDAFFKALNWEEVSKIYNEVNN from the coding sequence ATGTTTAAGCTGCCAGAACTTGGTTATGATTATGATGCTGTTGAGCCTTATATTGATGCTAAAACTATGGAAATTCATCATAGCAAACATCATAATGGTTTTGTAGTGAACTTGAATTCTATTTTTGAAAAAATGGGGAAAATTCATTTAACAGATGTGTCAAACATATTGAAAAATATTCATGATTTTCCAGAGGAATTTCAAACTTTAATAAGAAATAATGCTGGGGGCTATTCGAACCATACTTTATATTTTAGAACTTTAAGGCCAGGAAATAAGAGTAATCTTTTTGAAAAGTTTAAAGATGATATTAATACGGCTTTTGGGAGCCTAGATGTTCTTAAGGCTAATTTGAAAGATACCGCGATGAAAATTTTTGGAAGTGGTTGGGCGTGGTTAGTATTGTGTCCTGATAGTGGGCTTAAAGTTATTTCAATGCCTAATCAGGATAGTCCTTTAATGAAGTCTTATAAGCCGATTTTAGGTATTGATGTTTGGGAGCATGCCTATTATCTTAAATATCAAAATAGAAGAATTGAATATGTTGATGCATTTTTTAAGGCTTTAAATTGGGAAGAAGTTTCAAAAATTTACAATGAAGTTAACAATTAG
- the secA gene encoding preprotein translocase subunit SecA produces the protein MLKAVLETTIGSKSKRDLKDYLPTLRNINKLERWALLLADEDFSKETEKLKDELKSGSSLENILERAFTLSREAARRRLKERPYDVQIIAGLALHKGKIIEMKTGEGKTLSSVQAAYLNSLTGDGVIIVTVNDYLAERDSNWMRPVFDLLGVSVGVVLSNMDYELRKAQYAKDITYVTNNELGFDYLRDNMRYDLNEKSLRKFNYCIIDEIDSILIDEARTPLIISGPTEGNTNAYLEVNSLVSFLKECSKDPKTGDYPLEIDDLDGDYTVDEKAKRISFTAKGLNNLEQLLVSKGIISGSMYTDSNFNYVHYMTQALKAHLLFLKNREYIVGDSGVEIVDEFTGRVLTGRRYSDGLHQAIEAKEGVRVANENRTMATITFQNLFRMFDKISGMTGTADTEAKEFHKIYNLDVVVVPTNRLLARIDEDDTIYYTEEFKFNAITDEVYKTYKKGQPVLVGTVSIEKSEILSAMFKNRGIKHEVLNAKNHSREAFIIAEAGAKHAVTIATNMAGRGTDIKLGGNIEHRVRKKIGTNVSLEEFQEAVKNERENYLKDYNEVKSLGGLYVIGSERHESRRIDNQLRGRSGRQGDPGRSRFYVSLEDDLMRLFAGDNLRSLMGKLGMATGEPIMHSLLTKSLINAQKRVEDRNFEIRKHLLEYDDVITKQRDFIYAQRNSILEDTALKDRILVSLEEYLSFLLEGTKSNAVSNVFLNEVNSIFAYMFESLGSIENINSLDLKAKLMQIAKANLDEKENLIGRDLFNGFLRYEYLKNIDFKFQEHLANLDSLREAVYLRSYANKNPITEYKEEGFSIFSELIKDIKVSTIRRVLQLKLDSKNSSDFKPTKKSRNVKPIHKELSGIVINENKSISNVQVVRSSPKIGRNEPCYCGSGKKYKNCHGKS, from the coding sequence ATGTTAAAAGCGGTACTTGAGACGACCATTGGCTCAAAAAGTAAAAGAGATTTAAAAGATTATCTTCCAACTTTAAGAAATATTAATAAGCTTGAGCGTTGGGCATTATTGTTGGCAGATGAAGATTTTTCAAAGGAGACGGAAAAGCTTAAAGATGAATTAAAATCGGGTAGTTCTTTAGAGAATATTTTAGAGCGAGCTTTTACTCTGTCTAGAGAAGCTGCTAGAAGGCGCCTTAAAGAAAGGCCTTATGATGTTCAAATTATTGCAGGGCTTGCTCTTCATAAAGGCAAAATAATAGAGATGAAAACAGGAGAAGGAAAAACTCTTTCCTCAGTTCAAGCGGCTTATTTGAATAGTTTGACAGGAGATGGGGTTATTATTGTTACTGTTAATGACTATCTTGCAGAGCGTGACTCCAATTGGATGAGGCCAGTTTTTGATCTTTTGGGCGTTAGCGTAGGGGTTGTTTTATCTAATATGGATTATGAGCTAAGAAAGGCTCAATATGCTAAAGATATTACTTATGTTACAAATAATGAACTTGGATTTGATTACCTAAGAGATAATATGCGTTATGACTTGAATGAGAAATCCTTAAGAAAGTTTAATTATTGTATTATTGATGAAATTGATTCTATTTTGATCGATGAAGCAAGAACTCCCTTGATTATTTCAGGACCTACTGAGGGCAACACCAATGCTTATCTTGAGGTTAATTCTCTTGTATCTTTTTTAAAAGAGTGTTCAAAGGATCCCAAAACAGGTGATTATCCATTAGAAATAGATGATCTTGATGGCGATTATACTGTTGATGAAAAAGCTAAAAGAATTTCTTTTACTGCCAAAGGGCTTAATAATCTTGAACAGCTTTTAGTTTCTAAAGGTATTATTAGTGGGTCTATGTATACCGATTCAAATTTTAATTATGTTCATTATATGACCCAAGCTTTAAAAGCACATTTACTTTTTTTAAAAAATAGGGAATATATTGTTGGGGATTCTGGGGTTGAGATTGTAGATGAATTTACCGGGAGAGTTTTAACAGGGCGAAGATATTCTGATGGACTTCATCAGGCTATTGAAGCTAAAGAAGGAGTTAGAGTTGCCAATGAAAATAGGACTATGGCAACTATTACTTTTCAAAATTTATTTAGAATGTTTGATAAAATTTCTGGTATGACAGGTACAGCTGATACAGAAGCTAAGGAATTTCATAAAATATATAATCTTGATGTAGTTGTAGTTCCAACAAATAGATTGTTAGCACGAATAGATGAAGATGATACTATTTATTATACAGAAGAATTTAAGTTTAATGCGATTACAGATGAGGTTTATAAAACTTACAAAAAGGGCCAACCGGTTTTAGTGGGAACTGTTTCTATTGAAAAATCTGAGATTTTATCAGCCATGTTTAAAAATAGAGGGATTAAGCATGAAGTTCTTAATGCAAAAAATCATTCTCGAGAAGCATTTATTATTGCTGAAGCTGGAGCAAAACATGCGGTTACAATAGCAACAAATATGGCTGGTCGTGGTACGGATATTAAACTTGGAGGCAATATTGAACACAGGGTTAGAAAAAAAATTGGGACTAATGTAAGCCTTGAAGAATTTCAAGAGGCTGTTAAAAATGAGAGAGAAAATTACCTGAAAGACTATAATGAGGTTAAAAGTCTTGGTGGGCTTTATGTTATTGGTAGTGAACGTCACGAATCAAGGCGAATAGACAACCAGCTTCGTGGGCGTAGTGGAAGACAAGGTGATCCTGGGCGCTCAAGGTTTTATGTGTCGCTTGAGGACGATTTAATGCGGCTTTTTGCTGGAGACAATCTAAGGTCGTTAATGGGCAAGCTTGGAATGGCAACAGGAGAGCCCATTATGCATTCTCTTTTAACCAAATCTTTGATTAATGCTCAAAAAAGAGTAGAAGACAGAAATTTTGAAATTAGAAAGCATTTACTAGAGTATGACGATGTTATTACAAAACAGAGAGATTTTATTTATGCCCAGAGAAACTCTATTCTTGAAGATACGGCTCTTAAGGATCGTATTCTTGTTTCCTTAGAAGAATATCTTAGTTTTTTACTTGAGGGGACAAAAAGTAATGCAGTTTCAAATGTTTTTTTAAATGAAGTAAATTCAATTTTTGCCTATATGTTTGAGAGTCTTGGCTCTATTGAAAATATTAATTCTCTTGATTTAAAGGCTAAGCTAATGCAAATAGCAAAGGCAAATTTAGATGAAAAGGAAAATTTGATCGGTAGGGATCTTTTTAATGGATTTTTAAGATATGAATATTTGAAAAATATTGATTTTAAATTTCAAGAACATCTTGCAAATTTAGACTCTTTAAGAGAGGCTGTTTATTTAAGGTCTTATGCTAATAAAAATCCAATCACAGAATACAAAGAAGAGGGATTTTCAATATTTAGCGAGCTTATTAAAGACATTAAAGTTTCTACTATAAGGCGTGTTCTTCAGTTAAAATTGGATAGCAAAAATTCTTCCGATTTTAAGCCAACAAAGAAGTCTAGGAATGTTAAACCAATTCATAAAGAACTTTCTGGAATTGTTATTAATGAGAATAAAAGCATTTCTAATGTTCAAGTGGTTAGAAGCTCTCCTAAAATAGGTAGAAATGAGCCTTGTTATTGTGGAAGTGGGAAGAAATATAAAAATTGTCATGGTAAAAGTTAA
- a CDS encoding LIC_12708 family protein has translation MKKHYKALILSLLFAIISCNTKTLNELGEEQFKIPFGTLPGAIMPLNNKFTNSKFDIKTYNGLVYIAEIKTNKLMIFNSYGKLIQTYQNGIFKTNPNLKIKKIDFEGIQAIYPLKDFIIVADKLNNKKSKLNQKENIAYFMRILILNKNSSVEILGQEGLNGIPFPQIYDVNVDENGNIAIISIYSEGYIIYSYNKDFSPLYKIYVNKNLLEKIENQKKKYNISIDKVFFEVNKKTLYVKTTYYENIGDNENINDIGIKIKDQYIYKMSLKKNKELEVISKIALPKNLLDDKQESFINIIKIQKDKIIASTNMKNLSNNLIWKLDNKGLIKEQIALIEPANLMFLSESLSKDGILSILYGGKTGVSVYWWNLNELLKL, from the coding sequence ATGAAAAAACACTATAAAGCTCTTATATTAAGCTTGCTTTTTGCAATTATATCATGTAATACTAAAACTTTAAACGAACTAGGAGAAGAACAATTCAAAATACCATTTGGAACACTTCCTGGTGCAATAATGCCCCTGAATAACAAATTTACAAATTCAAAATTTGATATCAAAACGTATAACGGGCTAGTGTACATTGCAGAAATAAAAACAAATAAATTAATGATTTTTAACTCATACGGAAAGCTAATACAAACCTATCAAAATGGAATATTTAAAACAAATCCCAATTTAAAAATAAAAAAAATAGATTTTGAAGGAATTCAAGCAATATACCCGCTAAAAGATTTCATTATTGTCGCAGACAAACTAAATAATAAAAAATCAAAATTAAATCAAAAAGAAAATATTGCCTACTTCATGAGAATACTAATACTAAACAAAAACTCGTCTGTAGAAATTTTGGGTCAAGAAGGTTTAAATGGAATACCATTTCCACAAATTTACGATGTTAATGTTGATGAAAATGGCAACATTGCAATAATATCAATATATAGCGAAGGATATATAATATATTCTTATAATAAAGACTTTTCTCCACTTTATAAAATTTACGTCAATAAAAACCTACTAGAAAAAATAGAAAATCAAAAGAAAAAATACAATATTTCAATAGACAAGGTTTTTTTTGAAGTTAACAAAAAAACTCTTTATGTAAAAACTACTTACTATGAAAACATTGGTGACAATGAAAATATAAACGATATTGGAATTAAAATTAAAGATCAATATATCTATAAAATGAGTTTGAAAAAAAACAAAGAATTAGAAGTAATAAGTAAAATAGCTCTTCCTAAAAACTTACTAGATGATAAACAGGAGAGCTTTATCAACATTATAAAAATACAAAAAGACAAAATAATAGCATCTACTAACATGAAAAATCTATCTAACAATTTAATATGGAAATTAGACAATAAAGGCTTAATTAAAGAACAAATAGCTTTAATTGAGCCTGCAAATTTAATGTTTCTCTCTGAGAGTTTATCTAAAGATGGAATACTTAGTATACTTTATGGCGGAAAAACTGGTGTTAGTGTTTACTGGTGGAATTTAAATGAGTTATTAAAATTATAA
- a CDS encoding S2/P23 family protein yields MLFRTYKHLKLIILPMLMLSCVFFKKPQSVHQESSTGKPIIDGKLHLKNSQSTQQESSTGKPISDEKLNLISGKISNKKLPIINGNHDVTWIKTRAMTILDEYGKEIPEFKNKFGYSYILSPIKMDNEYSYYTSLLILFETTKNGDKEYEIEDIKFVTAGSNLELKNSLLIIENSQEEGYVTAYPFGILMSDEIKNAFKLTYQNGHWNYMLADLTVKNKLTQETKIYKISLNSKLIIEFLKEVLKENSILKDIAGDLFEDI; encoded by the coding sequence ATGTTATTTAGAACATATAAACATTTGAAATTAATAATACTGCCCATGTTAATGCTGAGTTGCGTTTTTTTTAAAAAGCCACAATCTGTACATCAAGAAAGCAGTACTGGCAAGCCAATAATCGACGGGAAATTACATTTAAAAAATTCACAATCTACACAACAAGAAAGCAGTACTGGCAAGCCAATAAGCGATGAAAAATTAAATTTAATATCAGGCAAAATTTCAAATAAAAAATTGCCAATCATAAATGGTAATCATGACGTAACTTGGATAAAAACAAGGGCAATGACAATCTTAGATGAATATGGAAAAGAAATACCAGAATTTAAAAACAAATTTGGATATTCTTATATACTATCTCCTATAAAAATGGATAATGAATATAGTTATTACACATCACTATTAATACTTTTTGAAACCACTAAAAATGGAGACAAAGAATATGAAATCGAAGATATTAAATTTGTAACAGCTGGTTCCAACCTAGAGCTTAAAAATTCCCTTCTAATTATTGAAAATTCACAAGAAGAAGGATATGTTACTGCATACCCATTTGGAATATTGATGAGCGACGAAATTAAAAATGCTTTTAAATTAACATATCAAAATGGTCATTGGAATTATATGCTTGCAGATTTAACTGTTAAAAACAAACTTACCCAAGAAACTAAAATTTATAAAATTTCTCTTAATTCAAAATTAATTATTGAATTTTTAAAAGAAGTGCTAAAAGAAAATTCCATATTAAAAGACATAGCTGGAGATCTATTTGAAGATATATAA
- a CDS encoding S2/P23 family protein: MSIRKFILTLIILSLAQNIFSKNEINILENENYIVKENIKTEIKKLKQSFLLASVDVAISQPYIELLDLNGDLIQELVGISYSFINVFSKIGSSAIISFDLSNEASKKYKITKLEFLSSDKGNFINSLSSLTSGKQQSKKELAKDAYSFGTLRTESLSKTIAEYYKNNNWYYILAAITVENNINKETKKYEIRINPKIYNDFQKNLRLHFKGNQTKKFPIPIIE; encoded by the coding sequence ATGAGCATTAGAAAATTTATTTTAACCTTGATAATTCTTTCTCTAGCTCAAAATATTTTTTCTAAAAACGAAATTAATATCTTAGAAAATGAAAATTATATTGTAAAAGAAAATATAAAAACAGAAATTAAAAAACTAAAACAAAGTTTTTTACTTGCATCTGTTGATGTCGCCATTAGCCAGCCCTACATAGAATTATTAGATTTAAATGGAGACCTGATACAAGAACTTGTTGGCATTAGTTATTCATTTATAAATGTATTTTCAAAAATTGGATCTTCTGCTATTATTTCATTTGACCTATCAAACGAAGCTTCAAAAAAATACAAAATCACAAAATTAGAATTTTTAAGTTCAGATAAAGGCAATTTTATTAATAGTCTAAGTAGTCTTACTAGTGGAAAGCAACAATCAAAAAAAGAGCTTGCAAAAGATGCTTATTCATTTGGCACATTAAGAACTGAATCTCTTTCAAAAACAATTGCAGAATATTACAAAAATAATAACTGGTATTATATTTTAGCAGCAATAACAGTAGAAAATAATATAAATAAAGAAACTAAAAAATACGAAATTAGAATTAACCCTAAAATATATAATGATTTCCAAAAAAATTTGAGATTACATTTTAAAGGAAACCAAACAAAAAAGTTCCCAATACCCATTATAGAATAA